The stretch of DNA GATTCTTTGGCCGCAAGCGAAGTGTAGTTTAACGACATTCCCTTATGGGCTGCGGCGGCGCTCCCGAGCGCGCGGTTCGGCAGAGCGAATCCGAGCAGCAGAGGGAGCAGGAAGACGCCGTACATCGCGGCGCTCCCGGCACGTGAACGCGGAAGCTGATGGCCGCAGCCGCATATAGCGCTTTTTCCGCCGAACAAGGCCTGGATAGCCAGGCTGAGCGCCATTAATGAGAGCGGAACCGGGCAGAGCCTGACCCAGACCGCGAGCCTTGGCGTGACATAATAGTGGAGCGCATCATGCCGTGCCAGGTGTTCGATATAGACGGCGAATGCCAGCAGAACGGCCGCCCGGAATATGTAATGGCGTTTGACGCTGCCGGAACTATACATAATACGTCTCCTCCTAAAAGTTTTGCGGAGCATAGGGTAAGTTATGCGGATCACAGCCATCCGGACAGCAGAATCGCGCCGGTAAACACAGTGGAAGCAATCAGAAAGAACAAATAGAGCGCAAACCTTGTCTTGAACAGCGACATCAGCATCATGGCATTTTTGAAGTCGAGCATCGGACCGAGTACCATAAATGCCAGCAGCGATCCGGATGGGAATGAATGTGCAAATGACGAGGCTACGAAGGCGTCGGAGGTGGAACAGAGCGACAGGATGAAGGCGAAGCCCATCATGAAGAGATAAGAGCCAAGCGGTCTGCCGCCGATGGAAGCAAGGCTGCTCTGAACGACGAATGTCTGGATGAGGGAAGTAAGCAGACAGCCGAATATCAAATATTTTCCCATTTCAAAAAAATCATCCGCAGCATGCGTGAACACGGCCGCGAGCTTGCCACCGTTCAATCCTTCATGATGCAGTTCTTCATCGCCGCGCTGCATCGATAGACGGAGCGGCGAGCGCTTGACGGTGGTGTAAACGATAAGCCCGATGATAAGTGAAACGGCGAAGGCAAGGCCCATCCGGGCGTAAGCCAGGCCGGGGTGACTGCGGAAGGCGGTCAGTGTGGCGCTGAAGACGATCGGATTAAGGATGGGGCCCGACAAGATGAACGCAATCCCGACATGAAGCGGCATTCCTTTGCGGAGCAGCCGCCGGACGAGAGGAATCATCCCGCATTCGCAGATGGGGAAGATAACGCCCAGAAGACAGGCGAACAGCAGCGCCGGAAGCACCCGCCGCGGAATCCAGCGGGTAATTGTCTCATCGGGGACGAAGACGCCGATCACCGAGGACAGCAGCGCACCGGCCAGAACGAAAGGAAGAGCCTCCAGCAAAACGCCGATAAAGCCCGTCTTGAACGTATAGAGATAAGCGCTGTCCAGCAGCTCGCGGTGCTGCGGAAACCAAAGAACGACGGGGATGATCAGAAAAGCCGCAGGCAGGAGCAGCGGCAGCATTTTGAATGGCGAAAAGGAGGTCATGCGGCTTCCCCTTTCTGTCAGCGGAACAGGGCGGACCAGCGCTCAGCCAACTGTTCCCCGTTGATATTCGTGCCGATGAATACGAGATAAGGTGAACCGGGATAACGGGAATCTTCCCATGTTGTCCGGGAACCGGCATGCTGAACCAACTGCACCGGCTTTCCGCCGGGGAGCTGCACATGCCCTTTAGCGCGCAGCAGCCTGTCCGCCCATTCCCGGAAAAACTCTTCAAGCACCGCCTTTGGCAGCGTCTTGCCTTGCGGAAAAGCCAGCGTTACCGCGCCAACCTGCGTGAACGAGGCGGCGTGCTCCCCGGGCGCGTTGTCCGGTACGGCTTCACTCCGTCCCGCTGCCGTTTTCCGGAGCGTGCTTCCTTGGAAGCTGAGCGGTGCCCGAATGGGCAGCGGCTTCGCCTCTTTCGGGACAATTCCGGCCAGCAGGGGCTGCACCTGAATCCGGCTGTAGGCCGTGAATTCAATCTTCGCATTGGCATTCCGCTTGCGGATCGCTTTTTCAATCTTGGTTAGAATTTCCGGCGTTACGAGATCGCTTTTGTTCACAATAATGAGATTCGCTGAAGACAGTTGGCTCCGCAGCGTACGCACGAGCTGTTTATCCGAGGACAGCCGGCTGTTATAGTCGAGCATATTTTCAGCATCAACCAGTGTAACCACAGCATGCGCTGACAGGCGGGTTGCTAGGTACGGCTCATGAAGGGACCGGGCGATTTCATCGGGATCGGCTACGCCGGTAAGCTCTATGAATATCACGTCGGGACGCCGCTTGATCAGCACCTCCAGACTGTCTCCGAGTTCTTCCCTGCGGCTGCAGCACACGCAGCCGTCCAGCAGCTTCTCAACCGCAGCACCGGTCTGCTCCTCCAAGATGTACCCGTCCACATCCTGCTTGCCAAGCTCGTTCATCAGGACTCCCGGCTGCAGCCCACGTTCATAGCTCTCTTTTAGCAGGGACAGCAGCAGGGTCGTTTTGCCGCTTCCCAGAAATCCGCTCAGAATAATTACCGGTATTCTCATTCTCTCTCCTCCGATTCTCCGACTCTCCGTTAAGATTGCTATATTCTCAATTCTATCTATACGTGTCCGGCACCATATAAAGACCGATTTTCTTGCGTCTGTCCGAATAGAGGGGGCGGCATTTTGCTGCGTTATAGTTGACATAGGAGAATTAAAATGTTTAAATCGTAAATATTACGATTAAAGGAGTGGGATACAGTGAGAGTGATCGTTACTTTGGCCTGTACCGAAACAGGAGATCGCAATTACACGACGATCAAGAACAAGAAGACACATCCGGGGCGGATCGAAATGCGCAAATACTGCCCCCGTCTTAAAAGACATACACTGCACCGTGAAACCAGGTAACAGCCATGCCTAAGCGGACAAATAGATAATAAGGAGTGTAATCCGATCCATGAAAAAAATACCCGTTACCGTGCTTAGCGGATATCTCGGTTCAGGCAAAACGACGCTGCTGAATCATATTTTGCACAACCGGGACGGCCTGAAAGTGGCCGTTATCGTCAACGACATGAGCGAAGTGAATGTGGATGCCAATCTGGTCAAGTCGGGAAATACGCTATCCCGGACTGAAGAGAAGCTGGTGGAAATGTCCAACGGCTGTATCTGCTGCACGCTGCGCGACGACCTGCTGCTAGAGGTGAAGAAGCTGGCTCAGGAGGACCGGTTCGACTATATTTTGATCGAATCCTCGGGGATCAGCGAGCCGGTTCCGGTCGCGCAGACGTTCACGTATGCGAGTCCCGATCTGGATGTCGATCTGACGGAGCTGGCCCGTCTGGACACCATGGTGACCGTTGTAGATGCGAACCGTTTCTGGCATGACTTTGGCTCGGGCGACAGTCTTCTTGACCGCAATCAGGAAATGGGCGAGGACGATACCCGGGATATCGTCGATCTGCTGATCGACCAGATTGAGACCTGTGACGTGCTGCTGCTGAACAAATGCGATCTGGTGGCGGAAGAGGAGCTGAACAAGCTGGAAGCGGTTCTCCGCAAGCTTCAGCCGTCGGCCAAGATCATTCGGACGGTCAAGGGCGTCGTCGATCCGAAGGAAATCCTGAATACCGGTCTGTTTGATTTTGAAAGAACGAGCATGTCCTCGGGATGGATCTCCGAGCTTAACAAAGACAGCCATGCGCCGGAGACGGAAGAATACGGCATCGCTTCCTTCGTGTATCGCCGCAGAAGACCTTTGCATCCGCAGCGGCTGAGTTTCTTTTTCAACAATTGGCCGGTTGAAGTTGTGCGTGCCAAGGGCTTCGCGTGGATGGGGACGCGCGGCGACATTGCCGCTTCACTGAGCCAAGCGGGACCTTCTATCCAGTTCGGACCTGCCGGTTACTGGCTGGCATCGCTGCCAAAGCAGCAGCAGCTTGAGGTATTGGAAAACGAGCCGGAGATCAAAGAAAAATGGGACGAGCAATGGGGGGACCGGATGACGGAGATCGTGTTCATCGGAATGGACATGAACCGCGCCGATATCGAAGCGAGGCTGGATCGCTGCTTGTTGACCGATGAGGAGATGAAGCAGGACTGGAGCACGTTCAACAATCCGCTTCCTTGGCCGTCCGAGGAGGAATTAATGCCTGCCGGAAATTAACTTAAACTGGCGCTGAAGGCAATCCCGGCGCAGCGTAAATCAAGCTGGCTGGCGCTAAATCGAAATATTGAAAGGCTCGAGGCCGACTCTCTTACCGCAAGGTGGGGACCGGCCTTTTTGGCATATTCGATGCGAGCTTGTTTTTTTGCGCTGAGGAAGGATTTGGAATCTATTGAAGCGAATAGTTGTGAAAAGCAAGAGAAATGAGAGAAACGAACGGGGGACAGTATGCAAAGCCACGAACAATATTGGAACCGAAGATTCGGGAAGGAAGGCATGATTTGGGGAACGGAGCCCAGTCCGACCGCCTATATGGCGAGAGATCTGTTCCTGTCCAAAGGTGTCCGGACGGTATTCGTGCCCGGCGCCGGGTATGGCCGCAATACGAAAGCTTTCTCACAAAGGTTCGAGGTGGAAGGGGCGGAATTAAGCGAGGCCGCCGTGAAGATAGCGGAGAAGTGGGACCCGGACAGCCGGATCACATGCAGCTCCGCGCTGGATAACCCGGAGCAGGGCGAATGCTATGATGCGATATA from Paenibacillus sophorae encodes:
- the rpmG gene encoding 50S ribosomal protein L33; its protein translation is MRVIVTLACTETGDRNYTTIKNKKTHPGRIEMRKYCPRLKRHTLHRETR
- a CDS encoding CobW family GTP-binding protein gives rise to the protein MRIPVIILSGFLGSGKTTLLLSLLKESYERGLQPGVLMNELGKQDVDGYILEEQTGAAVEKLLDGCVCCSRREELGDSLEVLIKRRPDVIFIELTGVADPDEIARSLHEPYLATRLSAHAVVTLVDAENMLDYNSRLSSDKQLVRTLRSQLSSANLIIVNKSDLVTPEILTKIEKAIRKRNANAKIEFTAYSRIQVQPLLAGIVPKEAKPLPIRAPLSFQGSTLRKTAAGRSEAVPDNAPGEHAASFTQVGAVTLAFPQGKTLPKAVLEEFFREWADRLLRAKGHVQLPGGKPVQLVQHAGSRTTWEDSRYPGSPYLVFIGTNINGEQLAERWSALFR
- a CDS encoding permease → MTSFSPFKMLPLLLPAAFLIIPVVLWFPQHRELLDSAYLYTFKTGFIGVLLEALPFVLAGALLSSVIGVFVPDETITRWIPRRVLPALLFACLLGVIFPICECGMIPLVRRLLRKGMPLHVGIAFILSGPILNPIVFSATLTAFRSHPGLAYARMGLAFAVSLIIGLIVYTTVKRSPLRLSMQRGDEELHHEGLNGGKLAAVFTHAADDFFEMGKYLIFGCLLTSLIQTFVVQSSLASIGGRPLGSYLFMMGFAFILSLCSTSDAFVASSFAHSFPSGSLLAFMVLGPMLDFKNAMMLMSLFKTRFALYLFFLIASTVFTGAILLSGWL
- a CDS encoding GTP-binding protein: MKKIPVTVLSGYLGSGKTTLLNHILHNRDGLKVAVIVNDMSEVNVDANLVKSGNTLSRTEEKLVEMSNGCICCTLRDDLLLEVKKLAQEDRFDYILIESSGISEPVPVAQTFTYASPDLDVDLTELARLDTMVTVVDANRFWHDFGSGDSLLDRNQEMGEDDTRDIVDLLIDQIETCDVLLLNKCDLVAEEELNKLEAVLRKLQPSAKIIRTVKGVVDPKEILNTGLFDFERTSMSSGWISELNKDSHAPETEEYGIASFVYRRRRPLHPQRLSFFFNNWPVEVVRAKGFAWMGTRGDIAASLSQAGPSIQFGPAGYWLASLPKQQQLEVLENEPEIKEKWDEQWGDRMTEIVFIGMDMNRADIEARLDRCLLTDEEMKQDWSTFNNPLPWPSEEELMPAGN